The Ensifer canadensis genomic sequence GCGGCCGCCCTCGACCTTGCTTGCTGGATCCGGTTCGGCAAAGCGGGTTACGGGGACGACGCAGCGGTTTTCCACTCCCAGCCAACGCTTCCAGTGCTTACTGGATGTGTTGCGAACATTGGTGGTCCCGCCATCGGGCTCCATCTTCACCAGTTCCTCGAAGTCGACCTCTTTCCCTTTGGCGCGGAGCTTGTCGGCGCGCTTCTTCGCGCCCTCGAAAAGCGCCTGGCTTGAGGACGGCATACCCCAGCGCACCATCGCCAGTTCGCGGCGATCCTGGTTGTTGCGAATGATCGGCGCGAAGCGATCGGGGTAGATGTCAACGGACGGCTCGAGGTTGCCGACCAGGTCATGCGTGACCGATACGAAATCGCGGATCGCCTGCTGGTTCGTGGTCAAATTGTAGAGATTGCACATCGTCATTGCCCCTCAGAAAAAGTCGTCTTTCCATACTGGCTTGCGAACCGTCTTGATCCTGACCAGCTTCCGGATGCGGAGCTTCCCAGTGTCGGCTCCCCGTGGCAACTCGAAAACTGCCCGTAAATAATCCTTGTGATTGCATTTCTCGCAGCGAAAGTGCGGAGCGATCTCGTCAATCGGCACATCACCGCAAAGCTGCAGGAGATCGCGACAGCGGTAGCGATGCGTGATGCGGCAATACATGCAGTCGATCCTGACGATCTGGCCGGTCTCCTCGGCCTTTGTCAGGGTATGCATGCGCTGCCGACGGGTTAAGCCATTCTGTTCCGGCATGGTCGTCAGCCTGAAGCGCTTGCGCTTTCTATAACTGCGGCGGCCGGATCGCGGCTCGGGCGCCACCCGCGCGTAAAGCCCAAGCTCATCGAAATTTCGGCCAGTGCGAGCTGTTCGCGCAAATGCCTGCAGTCGGCCAATAGGGTCCGGATGGTGGCCTCGGCATCGCCATTGTGCCATGCGAGGGCCGCGGCGAGTTCGTCAGGCGTCTGATCGACATCGTCGGTCTGGGTGGTTTGCTGAGCGGCGGACATGGTTTCTCCTTGTCCGGGGGGCCTTCCCGGAGCGTTCGTCTTGTAGGTTTTAGGTTGGCGGCCGCATCGCCGGTGAAATTAGAACTTCTTGGCCGGTGGCTATTCAATCCGGTGTTCGAAGTAATACCGATTGGGCGCTACACTGCCGTGGACATAGCCGAATGCGCGCCACTTCGTGCAGCCGGAATGCTCGCAAAGGTGCTCGACCAGGCCGCTTTCTACTCTCTTTGTGGCGCCGATTTCGTCACTCATGCTGCCTGCTTTCCCGCTGTGATGTTCCTAATATGTTCTCGCGATCGCAAGAGTCAATGTTCCTACTTGGGGCGGTTGCTTTTTGATCGATCGCTAATATATTATACAACTCTAACTTTAGGAATTTGATGGCACGGGGAGACATGCGCCATCAGCATGGCAGAGTTCCACAGCGACGGAGATCACTGCTACGAGATGCGCCGGCCCTGCTTGTCCTTGTAGGCGCCGCAGGCATCGCAGGCGTGACGTCGATCGAGGAGTGGATTTCAGACCCCTCGAAGCTCCTTTCGATGCTCGATCCCGGTTGCACTATCAAAGGCAATGTCAGCATCAATACCGGCGAGCGGATCTACCACGTGCCAGGTCAGGCGCTTTATTCAGAGACCGTGATCAATTCGCATTACGGAGAACGGTGGTTCTGCAGTGAGGCCGAAGCGCGGGCCGCTGGATGGCGAAAAGCACGGCCTTAGCCCTGAGGTGTCACCAAGCGTTGAGAGATCAACGACACGCCGAACGGACGGCTCAGATCTGCTTGAGAGACCCGAGCTGTCTGTTTCATGTCTGCGGCTTTGCGCTGCTAGCGAAGCCACTCGTTCCAGCGTTGCAGCAGTTGCGCCGCATTGGCGTTGATCCACTCTGAATCGGGGACAACCATATAATCCCGGACCTCGTCTGCATGCGGCATCGTCTTGCGCACGTCTTCCGACATCAAGGCGATCGCCTCGGTGCTTGGCGGCGTACACGACAGCAATTGGCACGCCTTTGCCTGCGCCTCCGGCGAATTCAGCCAAAAAGCCATCAGCTTCAGCGCGTTCTCACGGTTGCCAGCACCCCTGACAAGCGCAATTCGGTCTCCAACCAAAAACGATGCCTTGTAGGACCAGGCGATCGGCAACCCTTCGTTCTGCATCGCCTTTGCGCGCGTCAGCCATATCTGTCCAACTGAATAGTCGCCATTGCGAAACCCTTGCACACTCTGGTCGCCGGTCTTCCACCACACCGAAACTGCGGGCCGGATCTCGTCGAGTTTTCTTAACGCGCGCTCGACGTCAAGCGGAAACAGCTCCTCACGGCTGACACCATCGGCAAGCAATGCCGCTGCCATCACACGCCATGGATCATCGAAGTTCGGAAAAGCACGCTCACCCGGAAACGTCTTGCTGTCCCACATATCGGCCCAGGTCTGCGGCGTCGGATTTCCTTCGCCAGTTCGATAGGCGAGCAATGTGGCTGTCGATTGCAAAAGCGCACCGCCGGCCGCACAGGCGTTGGCACCGAGATCCCTTCGTCCGGCGAACTGTTTGCAGAAATC encodes the following:
- a CDS encoding sunset domain-containing protein produces the protein MTSIEEWISDPSKLLSMLDPGCTIKGNVSINTGERIYHVPGQALYSETVINSHYGERWFCSEAEARAAGWRKARP
- a CDS encoding ABC transporter substrate-binding protein; the protein is MISIPLRWTRIHRIACVLPLLTWSSVSLAAEQVVIASTGGAYDRALKEAWFDPFTKSTGIRVVTVVATNAEMRAKVAAMVKTGNVTWDLYLDGEIQAASKAHKAVTEDLTDFCKQFAGRRDLGANACAAGGALLQSTATLLAYRTGEGNPTPQTWADMWDSKTFPGERAFPNFDDPWRVMAAALLADGVSREELFPLDVERALRKLDEIRPAVSVWWKTGDQSVQGFRNGDYSVGQIWLTRAKAMQNEGLPIAWSYKASFLVGDRIALVRGAGNRENALKLMAFWLNSPEAQAKACQLLSCTPPSTEAIALMSEDVRKTMPHADEVRDYMVVPDSEWINANAAQLLQRWNEWLR
- a CDS encoding SOS response-associated peptidase, with the protein product MCNLYNLTTNQQAIRDFVSVTHDLVGNLEPSVDIYPDRFAPIIRNNQDRRELAMVRWGMPSSSQALFEGAKKRADKLRAKGKEVDFEELVKMEPDGGTTNVRNTSSKHWKRWLGVENRCVVPVTRFAEPDPASKVEGGRTPNAWFASTADDPLMFFAGIWVKDWTSVRKIKEGLVTLDLYAFLTTEPNGVVAPIHQKAMPVLLTTKNEVATWLAAPWEEARALQRALPDDKLKIVQVADMQALANAG